The DNA window gtgtgtgtgtgtagatacagGGAACGGTTTGCGCGCAGCAGAACAATTAATCGGCTCTTTGTGGAGAacgtgggtggctcttaaaagagcctttgtgtttggtaGGTGAGGGAGGCAGGTGCAGCAGCTGTCCGCTTTACTTGCTCTTGGGCTTGTGGCTCTCGGtcttcttgggcagcagcacagcctggatgttaggcaggacacctccctgggcgatagtcactcctcccagcagtttgttgagctcttcatcgttacggacagcgagctggagatggcggggaatgatgcgggtctttttgttgtctctagcggcattccctgccagctccagaatctcagcggtcaggtactccagcactgcagccagatagaCGGGGGCACCGGCTCCCACACGCTCTGCATAATTGCCCTTCCTCAGCAAACGGTGGACTCTGCCGACTGGGAACTGAAGTCCCGCTCGGGATGAGCGAGTCTTCGCCTTTGCACGGGTCTTTCCACCTTGCTTTCCGCGGCCAGACATGTTTGTTCTTGAttgaatgcaagaagatgaaaactcctcccctaccacaggctatttataaacacactgtgctctgtgattggatgactttacAAGCAGCCAATTAGAGACACGTTATACAGGGAACCAATCTATTGCTGGAGCTAGTGTTAAACAGCCGCTTCCTTACGTCATCTGACTTTAGCAACCAATCGCAGGAAGGGAAGCGGAAGGGCCTCATTTACATGGTCCGCCTATAAATAGAACCGCCGGAGCAAGCAGCTTGCTATTCGCTCGCGAGCTAACAGCGTTAATCATGCCTGATCCAGCAAAGTCCGCACCAGCCCCCaagaaaggctccaaaaaagccgtcaccaagactcagaagaaagatggcaagaagcgtagaaagagcaggaaggagagctatgccatctacgtgtacaaggtgctgaaGCAGGTCCATCCCGACACCGGCATCTCCTCCAAGGCAATGGGGATCATGAactcctttgtcaatgatatctttgagcgcatcgcaggagaagcttctcgcctggctcactacaacaagcgctccaccatcacctcccgggagatccagactgccgtgcgcctgctactacccggagagctggcaaagcacgccgtgtctgagggcaccaaggctgtcacaaagtacaccagcgccaagtaaATGTCCGCCTCCCTGACCACCCgctaacacaaaggctcttttaagagccacccacactgTCTCTCTCAGAGCTGGCATCACACCCATGCATCAACTCTACAGCTTACTTGCTGCCCACCACAAGCTCACGCAAACGTGTAGCTTTCCTTTcacttaaccctttccatgctgtCCTGTAACTCTGAAGATCTCGAGCTGCTCGTGTTTGCACATTTTAGACACTTGTATCACTCACATGCTGATTTAGCCACCTAATGCTCAGTTTGCTCCGCTCTATTACTTTCAAGTCTACCTAGATACCGGACTTGATCTTAGAAGATATTTGTTGGGCGGCTGTATATCTAGTAACTGTAGATTAGGGACAGGCTTCTTATTCAGGGTAGCGCTTGAAGTCGCATTAGGGATATTATAAAAGCTGCTACTGTAGGAGATCTTATACCTAATACTTTACCAAATGGCTACATGGCCAGGGATTTCACTCGATAAGTGTATCcgtttctttctcttttgttatagcctattgaaacaatgtttcacttCATCCTGATACTGTCTATTACTATGTTGCAACTCATGGAAGCCTAGTATGTGGTTCTATCGTCTTTTTGCTCACGCTAGTATTTTACTAGACTTTAAAAGGTCTTTTTGACATATATACCTCAAAACAGCTAGTGTGCAATATCTAGCCTACCTACCCTATGTTCTATCATTTCCACTAGTTATGGGGAATGTGCGCAGGCTTACTTTGGAACATTTAGCAGGCTTttccctttattgcacattggATATGTacggatttatttttgtaattgtctttattTTGTGTAAGTCTTGATATTGGTGACTTCTTTTGGGGTATCCCACCCCTTTAGCTTTATTCTTATTAAAGGTTTAGTTGTATCCATTTGTTCAGCCAACCCCCGACTGAATTAGATACCTGTCCTTAGAAAGTATCTACATTAGTCCACATACGATTGTTCATTACTTTTTGGATACATGgaaatcctccttttttttttttttttttttttgatttggtgTTTGCCAGTAAAGAACAATTTAGACCATTGAGGCTTCATCTAAATATCAGCATGATGatttcagtgtctgcagacaTGTTGAGCTTATTAAAGACAATCTGATAAGCCTGTTTTGATCTTAAAGAcataagcattttattttttttgtaacttgcctttttttcctgtttattgcGCCAACACATTATACACTTTCTCACCAGATGTGCCTGTATACACTCAAACAGCGTTTTCCAATTGGTTTTCTGCAGGAACCTATGGTCCAGCGAGAACAAAACTGGAGTTCTGTAGTGATTTGCCCATTGGGTAGCCCATACACTTAAAGAAACCTGatgggcattgctgcagagggactCGGTAAGCACTGTTTAATTGCCCAACGGAATCCCTGTAGCATGAGATGCTGGGAAGTGACTGACTATCATTACCTCCCAGCTTCAAATAGAAAATGCTGcactggagggagagagaccgCAGTCGGCACTGAGCAGcgatttaggcggctgcctaaggcctaACTCGCCATCGGGCAGGCATACTGTGTCAGGTACAAGGACCCCACACCTTGCCCGGTATGCTGCTGGTTGCGAGGTCCCTCCACTCTGTCCTGAGAAGCAGAaagccagcacagtctgcagctccgctgactatgcagtgtctcgcgatctctggccaatcagaccGTCGCCGCGGGATACCACTTCAATGCTCTGTTTTCTGGATATTGTGAGGCACTGCACAATCTGCAGTTCACACCTGGTGGAGTTGCAGACTGTGCAGTCTCTCAGGGCAAATTGTAGAGAGAGCTTACTGgagcaccagggatcaaagacacCAGGGGCCACCAGTTGCAATCCCCTCCCTCACTTTCACACCACTGTGCAACCCgctcccttactgtgtcaccccgTCTCTCCCTCAGGCACTCTACCACCGTTCAACCTCTACCACCGTGAGGTTGGAGTGCCTCGTGTCGCCTGCTGCGTTCAGATAGCTGGGGTGGTGATTGATGCCACAGTCTGttcccccagtggggaccgggataacccccaccggtccagaggggggggggggggtaggagacctgTAGAGACGCTTGGTGTGTCTGGCGTcggggtgagcggccgtctctccccggctccaacttTAGTAGGCCGCACTCGGCGTTTCGGTTTCCCTGCCTCGACGGGTTTCAGAGGGGTGTCCTTCGGTTCCGCAGTGCATTCCCAGCATGGGTAGCACAACCCGGTGAGTCTGCGGTCAGTGTAGCCGTTGAGTTTGACCCAAATTTGGCCCGTCAGGCGAGAGCTCGTGGTGCCCACGTCTGTactgcttggcggtcaggctccgccccctgggtACGGATTTTTATTTAGCTTTCGGGTATTCACCTTTTTTCTCTACTCGCTGACACATATCAAAGGTTTGGCTATATCCCTGTATGATCCGATGATTCGCTTTCCAAATGCCTAATTGCCCTGCAAGGGGAATATCATGGCTGAGCTTCAAAATGCCCATTTGGTATAGTAGTCTTTGTGCCCTTAACGTAATCctctagtttgtttgtttgtccggTAGGTTTCCGGGGTTATATTGTATTGAACCATTCATTTCTCCTTGACCTTCTCGTATAGATGCATTTCTGATACTGCTCGATATGCCTCTGCCGGACAATTTGCTAGTTAAAATAGGTGCCCGGTTGTTTGTTGAAACACTTGAATCCACAGACAAAAACAACCTAGACCTCACCACATATAAAACACTTTTGGATAAACGCTCAGAGCTAGCCACCCTTAATGGAACACAAATCAAGAAAAGTCTTCTTCTTACCAGACACCGGTACTATACCCAAGGGGGCAAAGGGGGACGACTATCAGCGCAAGCTCTAAAAACACAAAGACAAACCACATTTATCTCATCCATACAGACTCCACAAGGGACCAAGTCAAATCTGATGGCGGACATCATGCTAGCCTTCCAGgagttttaccacaaactttacaACTTGAGGGACTCTCCCCCCAGATGTTACTGACATAAGAGCCTTCCTCAAACAAAGGATCGCCAAGACAATCCCACCCAACGTACAACAAAGACTTGACTCTCCCACAACTAAAGAGGAGTTAGAAGTAGTGATACACTCCCTCCCACTAGGAaagagcccgggcccagatgtCTTCACGGCCAAATACTACAAGAGCTTTTCCATCCAGCTCATACCCCCACTCCTAGACGCACTCAACTCCCTACTTAAAGACAATTCCATACCCCCACAGGCATCGGAAGCCACTATTGCACtctacccaaaccaggtaaagattTGACCCAATGTGGGAGTTATTGGCCTATCTCActtaaaaatattgatttaaaaaatgttcactAAAACACTAGCTAACCGCCTACGCCTCAAGCTCCCAGAGctaattcacccagaccaggctggatttatacaaggccgagaagctaaaaaataatatcaccaaactcattaatctcatgcatcactctgaacacacaaacacccagacactgttactctccagagatgccgaaaaggctttcaacagggtggactggtccctgaTGCTTGCCACCCTGGAACAGATGGGCTTTGGCCCAAACTGGCTAAGGTGGATGGGAGCTATATACTCCAGACCAACGGCTAGGCTACTCGTGAACGGCCAACTCTCACTCCCAGTACCCATCTCCAATAGCACCCCTCTTTGTTTCGTCCTGGTCCTGGAGCCATTCCTCCAGGGAGTTAGAGAAAATCCTAACATCAAGGGTTTCAAATTTGGATGGGCAGAACACAAAATATcagcatttgcagatgacatgctaTTCACGGTCTCCGAACCCAGCTCCTCACTCCCTCATATACTGGAGGAGATGTCTCTCTATAGCAAAGTGTTCACCTTTCATGCCACTCTAGGTAAATGTGAACTCCTCCCACTGAAAGTACTAAACTCGACCAAAACACATCTACAATCAAACTTCCCATTCTCCTGGGGAACAGAGCATATAACATATCTGGGGGTAGCACTACCATCCGTTATCTCACGACTATATgaaaccaccccccacccccctgctaatCCAAGCTAGAACTAAAGATCTTACTAAATGGCACACTTCGCAGTTCAGCTGGTTTTGCAGGATAAATATCCTGAAAATTAGTATTCTCCCAAGAATATTATACTTGCTGCAAGTTCTCCCGATCACTCTACCCACAACCTTCTTTGCTGCCATACAAAAACTATTTACGACATTTATTTGGTCCCACAAACGCCCCAGGCTAGCCTATCAGCtgctcacaagatcaaagacggAGGGGGGTCTGGGGCTGCCAGATGTGGAACGATACCACAGTGCAGTACTATTGGCCAGGATTTATGACTGGACAGGCAAGAACacgaccaaacaatgggtagATGTAGAGAATAACATCTTccgtgtccccatacacacaataccatGGCACAACTCTGGCCAATCCTTCCTTATGCACAAACAACACCCGACCATTACTCCGACACTGAGAATGTGGTCACACATGAGTCATTGGCGGCGGACATATCACCATACCCATCACCGCTATATCCACTGACTCACAATCCGCTCTTCAAGCCTGGTGAATCGGGAGCGGCATACAGATAATATCATACCACAGCATACCTACCTTCACGAGACCTCCTTGACAATGAGGGAGTTAGGCCCCTGTCGTCCCTACACCCGCAGGGAACTCCCACGACCCTTCAAAAATTTCTCTACGATCAACTCATTCACTTTTTGCGGACCAACAAATACCCCCAACAAGGTCACCGAGCACTGACCAAATTCGAACTTACGTGCACCCAATGCACACTCAAAAAGAAACAGGTCAAAACCACATATGCCTACTACAGGACACTAGCCAACCAATCAACCTACTCTACAAAAAACACTGGGAACAAGAACTGCACTTATCTTTCGCAGATAATGACTGGAAGCAAATATTCCTCCTGACACAAAAATCATCCACCAGCTTAGCGACACAAGAAAGTAACTATAAGAAGATAGCTAGATGGCACTACACCCCATCCAAACTCAAACGGGCATTCCCAGGCACGTCCAATAACTGCTGTAGATGACTAGAGGCCATTGGGGACACggctcacatctggtggtcatgcacggTGAACCAAAAGTTCTGGTCACGGATCTCCAGTCTCATACACCTCATAACGGGAACCACCATACCCTACCCACCTTAAACACTCCTATATCTTATATTGCCTCCCTCCATACCAAGGGACACTAGGACCCTAGACATACATCTGCTCAAAGCAGCaaatctgcttatcaccctccactggaaaaaaaaaatatacatgaccTCCTGGGAACCCTAGTGTAACTTCATGAACACCAGTCAAACAGACCGATAGTGACACCCAGCTGGAGATAATATGAGACCTTGAACTACCAGCGAATCTATTTGAATATCAACACCCTTATTATTTTTGGTCTTCACTTCCCCTCTATGTCGACTACAAGTATTTCTGTTACTGAATGTGAACTTTGTACTAGACATTATGACTAAAGCAGCAATGTTATACACATTTTTGAAGTATCAATTGTTACATTTgcaagaattttaaaataaacaatttctaaaaaaaaaaggaaaaaggaaaaaaagccgaACAGACACTGCTTGATCCGTTTTAGGTCAGCTTTGGGATTTCTAGGTAGTCTCAGTAAAATCCATTCTGAGTTCTCCTTATAaccggcagaaaaaaaaaaaatatatatatatatatatatatatatatatatatatatatatatatatctgcgagCGGTTCAACAGAACACtgcttgccgagactgggagcgactCCTACCGCACTTCTTATGTGCATattgggaggtgccgcaggaactgCTTTGGACTATTATATGGGAGAAGATTACGAGGACCTCATCACAGTGCATTGGGATGGGGGAATGTGCTAAAACTCTGTGACCACATGGAACAGTTGGCTAAGTTGGTAAAAGAGAACCTCCAAGCTGACAAGGGGTgacagaaagtatggtatgaCCGGGGTACCCGACTGCGTAGTTTCCGTGTTGGACAAAAGATTAAACCGGTCTGACATGATTAATTACAGGTGGCATGgcagggtccctacaaggtggtgGAGCATATCTGCAATACCACCTATGTggtagccagctgtgcagatgagagAGTAAACTGCTCCTTCCACGTTAATATGCTTAAAGAGTACAAAAAAAGGAAGGACTATGTAACTGCAGTGTGCGCCCCAGCTTCTGAGGATCTAGACAGCCTCGCATTACCTGACTTGCTAGAGGGAGACTCCCAAGTTGACCTTATCGCTCAAGTCAAACTAGGAGACAAACTGACTGATAAAGAAATAGTTCAGGCCCACAAATTATTGAAAGCTAAACGAAAGACCTTCTCCCAAGACCCTGGGTACATCACCCTGGCTGTACACAACGTGGAAATCCCAGGACAAGCACCTATGAGGCAACCACCCCTACCACATTCTCGAGGCAGTCCGGTAAGAGATACGGAAGGATATACAGTAAATGCTGTGACTAGGAGTGATTGAGGCTTCAGACTTGgcttgtagtcctagtaccgaagcggGACGGAACAACactcttctgcgtggactacaggcgactgaaCGATCGGACTCTTACCAACTCTTATCCCATGCCCTGGAGGAACTATTTCATCATATAGCATGGGGACAGTATCTCGCCACAACAGACCTATGCAAGGGCTACTAGCAGATTCACCTGGccgaggaggctatccccaagtcggcattcgtcaccccgcttGGCCTATTCCAATATCAGGTCATGCCGTTCTAGATGAAGAATGTCCCAGCCACCTTTcaacgtatggtggataggttcctcaatggcttccaggaatttgcacgTGCGTACCTGGACAGCATAGCTATCAATTGTGACTCATAGGAGGAAGATTTCCCATGTAGGGAAGGTTATCGGCCGAATTAGAGCAGCTGGCTTAACTCTGAAGCCAGACAAGTGTCACATTGGTATGGCTGAAGTGCGGTATCTGGGACACAGAGTAGCTGGGAGACTTCTGCCCCTACCCGAGTGGCCACCACACACTGGATaacacagttctacttcaccctttactaagtcttggctcgtgtttttttttaaattctttattttatttgtgcatgaaaaatcacataaagcacacaatgccacaacagctagagcaTGCAGAGCGTCATACATAGATTTACATTGGTTAGGCATTAAAACATAGCACAGTTTTATGGATTATTATCGCATGACAAAGAGTTATATCTAATAATATTATCAATAACAGCGTTAAACTAGGTTATCCAGGTTAGATTGTTATcagctatatatatatcagagaatTTACAACATTGAAAACAGGTTAGACTACAATGTTAAACCGGTGAGCTATAAAACCACCTGGTAAGCACGTTAATAGAGGTGAGATATCCCCAGCAGTACCTTTCTACATTAGTAAGCATGTTGGTAGCCTGGCTGTAATCAGGCTAAGTTAAGTAATGACATGCAATTAGCCGGCATAGATGTATCTGTGCCATGGAGtaataaaacgaaaaaaaaaaaaaaacaaatagataatgCTGCTTCTATCTATAACAAGCTCGTGTTGGGATAAAGTCACCCTCACAGGCCAGCAGTATGCATAAGGGCTAGTACTCGTGTTCGCCAAGAGGGACAGTTAATGTCCAGGGTGTAGTAGCAGTTTGTGAGTACGTCTCTCAACAGTCATGCTGTCCCAGGGCCGGTCCGACCCTCAGCCTGTTCCCCGTCTGGGAGAGTGCAGCAGGTCTGTGCCAAGGTGCTGGTCATATCGGGTGTTGGGCAGTGCATGATGGGTGACTACCTTCGGGTGGGCCCGCTGCGTCTCCGATTTCTCCGATGTAGGAGCCGCTTTAGAGGCTGTTGGCGGTCCCCGCTGTTTGGTAGGCATGTAAGGGGTACGGATATGAGTGCACCCGCTTGTCAGCTCTGTGTCGGGACGCTTTGTGCGGCTTCCTCCTCCGCTTCCCCGCTTGTGTAGCGCCAGCTTTCCGCCCTGGCTGTGGTGGTTTGTCCCCGTTCTGTGGAGGGCTTGTTGCAGCCGTGGGTCTTGTTTGGCTCTGTTTAGCTTGTTCCCAGTATTGCTCCCAAAAGCGTTCAAATGCCAGGGCAATGGGATCCCTGGAGTCTGGGACACACTTGGTCACgtgttggcggccatctttgcccaCTCCAAGCCGCACTCTtgctgggctcatgtttgggtgagacagctataCTCTGTGCAAGAGAGCTTAATCACTAGGACCCTGTTACAAGTTAGGAAAGTTTGgatagaccccagccaagctgcagcgggTAGGGGCTATAGCACTACTGGTGTCCCAGTGATAGCTAGGAAGCAAGCTTGGCAGAGGTGCCCAGTCAGGGTACCATGCAGTCCATCAAAGTGTGTCCAGGATTGTGTGTccatgaatggagaccccatgctgggggtctgtgtataaattctgtgtgccttgcctgaataaaccagatctactcccagcactggcgtacataccgcggtcgcaggggttgcagctgcgactgggcccggcccaccagggggcccggccacctagcgactcggtatgtacgccagtgtgggcAGACTCTTCTACTGGGGGGACAAGGAGCTGGCCACATCAGGGCCCCCGAGGCCGGCCCTGGTGTTACCGggcgcgcgcgcgcgagggagcactctcccctgagcgctctctgatcagctcccttgcgcgccccgcACTTATGCtgcagccggaatatgaagttatattctggctccggcatcagtaaaaatgtgcgagggagctgggcagagagcgctcaggggacagTGTTCCCTCACGAGCCAGCAGGA is part of the Pelobates fuscus isolate aPelFus1 unplaced genomic scaffold, aPelFus1.pri scaffold_46, whole genome shotgun sequence genome and encodes:
- the LOC134584730 gene encoding histone H2A type 2-B-like, with the translated sequence MSGRGKQGGKTRAKAKTRSSRAGLQFPVGRVHRLLRKGNYAERVGAGAPVYLAAVLEYLTAEILELAGNAARDNKKTRIIPRHLQLAVRNDEELNKLLGGVTIAQGGVLPNIQAVLLPKKTESHKPKSK
- the LOC134584704 gene encoding histone H2B 1.1-like gives rise to the protein MPDPAKSAPAPKKGSKKAVTKTQKKDGKKRRKSRKESYAIYVYKVLKQVHPDTGISSKAMGIMNSFVNDIFERIAGEASRLAHYNKRSTITSREIQTAVRLLLPGELAKHAVSEGTKAVTKYTSAK